A genomic segment from Aspergillus puulaauensis MK2 DNA, chromosome 1, nearly complete sequence encodes:
- a CDS encoding uncharacterized protein (COG:S;~EggNog:ENOG410Q20C) — MAEPFGIASLSIEACKALVSYCDGWRAFDTEIDSVKIKAEGLLSTLQVLDKLLGETSAVRPIITADIALKMSQTGARITAVCQKVTKCSVLPNSSGVDQKLRKTAQKAKYPFRRDTLKSAANDLQDIQINLNTALLALQIQQAQSLRKVEAQGASIITTVGQLQSSLDRMQVVVQGPSIPSDSQLQIASKYPAQCRPASHKYRNNKTTKRVRLVSGWLRMSIELMMTIENGTQGFALSPTLRFRGIVPKTSPAFRLISQLTHEDSSPQRNEEISNQAIRSLQQMFNEGRARPGDQTQDGDTLMTILSFQIIYSLMISSYTGFLPYYPILRYLVDAGCPIENGWNSQDFHHIFFRFPYHHGKNIHSFVTKLTGIGFQITDTDLSGIDVGAWRYTFIHSEESFMISDVTRAILSRSETGLKRLIASGKVSSDDHRLCHMCSSWAPGLGILLEFMPTVEPYELESLLQTAVKHGCLDSVKLLIDHGSPIANPTVWVCDSKETKGIVFDAFIARRKHLLQLARTMLPEYSQEELRLERGLLPDSNAGKIHAQLKRHNIFVPSFLRPYIYAWDRDVSVFHGPTLSVDDMVLLYTAGFRDIDALNSGGYTPISRANLEFMGKQSIGECIERLKWFVSKGARLHSPPTITGSVPSHHVSINITYFLLRPLKAALKTTLKNPQSIWTGILDTHHRDFIRLVYGSGHTDDCSCSCSVAGCTPISMALRIILGRPKKYYTGFGLSGKEKGCILPQFILDIPSFAAAAHEILRFITFTDLGLTHTCCRFNKYGGGIKEFPFDEEEAVEIQDEEKHLLIDFEGLLEEIIREYDQLEIPLLEYIHTHWCRRVREYLWNNGEKVESHSLCNRLDPDFSRQWGENKTYKPPKTRLSILA; from the exons ATGGCAGAGCCATTTGGAATCGCATCTCTCAGTATCGAGGCGTGCAAAGCGCTCGTCTCGTACTGTGATGGCTGGCGTGCATTCGATACCGAGATCGACAGTGTCAAAATAAAGGCTGAAGGGCTCTTATCGACTCTTCAAGTTCTTGATAAGTTATTAGGTGAAACTAGTGCAGTTCGTCCGATTATCACCGCCGATATCGCACTTAAAATGTCTCAAACTGGGGCCAGGATAACAGCTGTTTGCCAGAAAGTTACCAAATGCTCTGTCCTTCCAAATAGCAGTGGAGTGGACCAGAAACTGCGAAAAACAGCGCAGAAGGCGAAGTATCCGTTTCGACGGGATACTCTGAAAAGTGCGGCGAATGAcctgcaggatatccagaTCAATCTCAACACAGCATTGTTGGC ATTGCAGATCCAACAGGCGCAGTCACTACGCAAAGTCGAGGCCCAAGGGGCTTCAATCATCACTACGGTCGGCCAGCTCCAGTCAAGCCTTGATAGGATG CAAGTCGTAGTGCAAGGGCCCTCTATTCCCTCTGATTCGCAGCTTCAAATAGCATCGAAGTATCCAGCACAATGTCGACCTGCATCCCACAAGTACcgaaacaacaaaacaacgAAGCGGGTTCGTTTGGTCAGTGGCTGGTTACGGATGTCAATTGAATTGATGATGACCATTGAAAATGGGACGCAGGGCTTTGCTCTATCCCCTACACTACGTTTTCGTGGCATTGTCCCCAAGACCTCGCCAGCATTCAGGCTGATCAGCCAACTTACGCATGAAGATTCGAGCCCACAACGGAATGAAGAAATTTCTAATCAAGCTATCCGCAGCCTGCAACAAATGTTCAATGAAGGGCGGGCCAGACCTGGTGACCAAACGCAGGACGGGGACACATTAATGACG ATCCTATCCTTTCAAATTATTTATTCCCTGATGATCTCGTCGTATACGGGCTTCCTACCGTATTATCCGATCCTACGGTATCTTGTTGACGCAGGATGCCCAATAGAAAACGGTTGGAATTCCCAGGACTTCCACCACATTTTCTTCAGATTTCCGTACCATCACGGCAAAAATATTCACAGTTTCGTAACGAAGCTCACCGGGATTGGATTTCAGATCACCGACACCGACCTATCAGGCATAGATGTCGGAGCGTGGAGATATACATTCATACACAGCGAGGAAT CGTTTATGATATCAGACGTTACTCGCGCCATCTTGTCTCGGTCCGAGACTGGGCTTAAACGGCTCATTGCATCCGGGAAAGTCTCTTCTGATGATCATAGACTCTGCCATATGTGTTCGAGCTGGGCTCCTGGTCTAGGCATCCTGCTCGAGTTCATGCCTACCGTTGAACCGTACGAACTTGAGTCGCTGTTACAAACTGCTGTAAAGCATGGCTGCCTGGACTCTGTTAAACTTCTCATTGACCATGGTTCCCCAATTGCCAATCCCACAGTTTGGGTCTGCGATTCTAAAGAGACAAAAGGGATTGTATTCGATGCTTTCATAGCCCGCCGGAAGCACCTGCTGCAACTGGCCAGAACTATGCTACCCGAATACTCACAAGAGGAACTCCGTCTCGAACGTGGTCTTTTGCCTGACTCAAACGCCGGCAAGATTCACGCTCAGCTTAAACGGCATAACATCTTTGTGCCTTCATTTCTCCGGCCTTATATTTATGCGTGGGATCGAGATGTGTCTGTATTCCATGGTCCAACCCTCTCGGTAGACGATATGGTGCTTCTATATACAGCTGGATTCCGCGATATTGATGCTCTTAATAGCGGGGGATATACACCTATAAGCAGAGCAAATCTTGAATTTATGGGCAAGCAGTCGATCGGTGAGTGCATTGAAAGACTCAAATGGTTTGTGAGCAAGGGAGCGAGGCTACACTCTCCACCAACAATTACAGGCAGCGTGCCGTCCCACCATGTTTCCATAAACATAACCTACTTTTTGTTGAGGCCGCTTAAAGCTGCCCTCAAAACCACACTCAAAAATCCCCAGAGCATATGGACTGGGATTCTTGATACTCATCATCGTGATTTTATTCGACTAGTATATGGGTCTGGGCATACAGACGACTGctcttgttcctgttcaGTAGCAGGCTGTACTCCCATCTCCATGGCGTTGCGCATTATACTCGGACGCCCTAAGAAGTATTATACCGGTTTCGGGCTTTcgggaaaggaaaaggggtGTATTCTTCCGCAATTTATTCTCGATATACCAAGctttgcagctgctgcacacGAAATTCTTCGATTCATTACATTTACCGACCTTGGATTGACACACACCTGCTGCCGTTTCAATAAGTACGGCGGCGGAATAAAGGAATTTCCAttcgatgaagaggaagcagtGGAAAttcaggatgaggagaaacATCTTCTGATCGACTTTGAAGGACTACTTGAAGAGATCATTCGGGAGTACGATCAGCTCGAAATTCCACTATTGGAGTATATCCACACTCATTGGTGCCGTCGTGTCAGGGAGTACCTTTGGAATAATGGCGAGAAGGTAGAGTCTCATTCTCTATGCAATCGTCTGGACCCGGACTTTTCGCGGCAGTGGGGCGAAAACAAGACATATAAGCCGCCTAAAACGAGGTTAAGTATTCTAGCTTGA
- a CDS encoding sulfotransferase family protein (COG:S;~EggNog:ENOG410PW90;~InterPro:IPR040632,IPR027417;~PFAM:PF17784;~TransMembrane:1 (i238-255o)), whose product MGQKPSIPQPGKKVQVIGAGLPRTGTASFSAALSILLNGPVYHSGTQITLGPASEIKSWIRILRLWGTGQPNDRKSALGIIESTLDGYVAVTDSPGDQLVPELLEVYPDALVIATTRDAQSWERSMSQVASLSTLWFLRVVLLPLPGMRWFVDYTQELEVLWIKMFGVDRPNVGVYGKHLERLRDVVPPEKLRLFNVKDGWEPLCEMLGVDVPEVPFPRINDSEAIDRTAQYHIRRGLLRWGAVVAVVGAVVWGWRL is encoded by the coding sequence ATGGGCCAAAAACCCTCAATCCCCCAACCTGGGAAGAAAGTCCAGGTAATAGGCGCCGGCCTTCCACGCACCGGAACCGCCTCCTTCAGCGCCGCGCTATCCATATTGTTAAACGGCCCCGTCTACCACAGCGGCACCCAGATCACACTCGGGCCAGCGTCCGAAATAAAATCCTGGATCCGGATTCTCCGTCTCTGGGGTACAGGACAGCCGAATGACCGCAAATCCGCTCTCGGGATTATAGAGTCTACCTTGGATGGATACGTCGCTGTCACCGATTCCCCCGGTGACCAACTCGTACCTGAACTGCTGGAGGTATACCCCGACGCCTTGGTCATTGCGACGACTCGTGATGCGCAATCGTGGGAACGGAGTATGAGTCAAGTCGCGAGTCTTTCGACACTTTGGTTCTTAAGGGTGGTGTTGTTACCGCTCCCTGGGATGCGCTGGTTCGTGGACTATACgcaagagctggaggtgCTGTGGATAAAGATGTTTGGTGTGGATAGGCCGAATGTCGGTGTCTATGGGAAACATCTTGAGCGGTTGAGGGATGTAGTCCCGCCGGAGAAACTGAGGCTTTTTAATGTTAAGGATGGATGGGAGCCATTGTGTGAGATGCTTGGGGTGGATGTCCCTGAGGTGCCGTTTCCGAGGATTAATGATTCCGAGGCGATTGATCGGACAGCACAGTATCATATTCGGAGAGGGCTCTTACGATGGGGTGCTGTCGTTGCggttgttggtgctgttgtATGGGGTTGGCGGTTATAG
- a CDS encoding BTB/POZ domain-containing protein (COG:S;~EggNog:ENOG410PX66;~InterPro:IPR000210,IPR011333;~PFAM:PF00651;~go_function: GO:0005515 - protein binding [Evidence IEA]) yields MAGQLKKKTLSAGIAHISVGPAHTPFDVHLELLCECSPYFDAVYRDRARSGVIEGPPVIFPAESPDVFAEIVSWMYRGALSPDLESRCQVIFLFQLWVLAGKFQIGALQTQALSMCEKKIDNNKKSVLSAATVSYVYARTDPGASPRHLVVDAWAKSATVLEYARQKDTFPRDFLEDLCGKLIANMELTREPTPVEGRPPVPLQSPQRVKSMHRSKDSSPTSEGDQSWKTAESQQKPKEGPGEKSGKPVETQQQPKLGQLWPPRASSTQPIELSERVKQGPPRSASSGARRGLKIANLMSPEQMQERKHKDPTRFGASSSASAPGRYTQEGSGEGKDGAAENSESS; encoded by the exons ATGGCTGGCCAACTCAAGAAAAA AACCCTCAGTGCCGGGATAGCACACATCAGCGTGGGGCCCGCGCACACGCCATTCGACGTGCACCTGGAGCTGCTGTGCGAGTGCTCCCCCTATTTCGACGCTGTCTACAGGGACAGGGCCCGGTCGGGCGTCATCGAAGGCCCCCCCGTTATCTTCCCAGCCGAAAGCCCCGATGTCTTTGCTGAGATAGTCAGTTGGATGTACCGCGGCGCGCTGTCGCCCGATCTCGAGTCGCGGTGCCAGGTCATCTTCCTATTCCAGCTGTGGGTGCTCGCGGGGAAATTCCAGATCGGCGCGCTGCAAACCCAGGCGCTGTCCATGTGCGAGAAAAAAATCGACAATAATAAGAAATCGGTTCTCAGCGCCGCGACCGTGAGTTATGTCTATGCGCGGACGGACCCGGGGGCGTCGCCGCGCCATCTGGTTGTTGACGCCTGGGCGAAGAGCGCGACCGTTTTGGAATATGCGCGTCAGAAGGATACCTTTCCGCGCGACTTTTTGGAGGATCTCTGTGGGAAATTAATCGCCAATATGGAACTTACGCGAGAACCGACGCCGGTTGAGGGCCGCCCGCCTGTGCCCTTGCAATCACCGCAACGCGTCAAGTCTATGCACAGGTCGAAAGACAGTTCGCCTACGTCTGAGGGAGATCAGTCTTGGAAGACCGCAGAGTCCCAGCAAAAACCTAAAGAGGGTCCTGGGGAGAAATCGGGGAAGCCGGTCGAGACCCAGCAACAGCCGAAACTAGGACAGCTTTGGCCTCCGAGGGCGTCGTCTACGCAGCCGATCGAGCTGTCGGAAAGAGTCAAACAAGGACCGCCAAGGTCTGCGTCTTCAGGAGCAAGAAGGGGTCTGAAGATCGCGAATCTCATGTCACCGGAGCAGATGCAGGAGAGGAAACACAAGGATCCAACTCGATTTGGCGCATCTTCATCTGCGTCTGCGCCTGGTCGCTATACGCAGGAAGGCTCTGGGGAGGGCAAGGACGGTGCAGCGGAGAACAGCGAGAGCTCTTAG